The following are from one region of the Plasmodium gaboni strain SY75 chromosome 12, whole genome shotgun sequence genome:
- a CDS encoding serine/threonine protein kinase, FIKK family — translation MFCTKSMLYLLWLFYLLFLNIGFIKFKTFQSLVLFDRPSKCLAEIDNYNLNHDNDNDTKLNSKEELGNMNNCNVEDDEFKISNDNITNNEKILCKNENMSNEEEYNNEEQENEKGTSNLFNTSNVENTKSVDTYECIYKYGENNNIVCISNLEEEESKENYIYNWYLGKKTLANLLGFSEHFNINGVKYSDFELKSIPIIGDGKSKGRVQEMFKTVIPSYDGENRKEIKLFIKRIPIEWWIKQFNLMEKYNGEYLEKAENYVMEAIALSFLSEYHPGIAPKLLKILYDGKNINEHILEDYKFKDIYEFNDLLIERLNNDMDGYVVMVSEFFGEDLYDFNKRFKNDISSVRHTDKFKKDIVYKCLNILVRLHKAGLSHLDLTAENVLITDDYDIRICDFGKCTPIYSNKLRHLDKKKKEKIYFFESCVPTIGKREYTPIRCWRIIKMLRKKKVIDPFEHVKSITIQRFRKKYYFNVSQADYFMLGVLFIWIWNCGHIWKTTFPSECVMFSKFVDNNMNLDCYSSTCLWPKDLKNIIKVLMKEEYSEKLNIKDLMEHPWFHEK, via the exons ATGTTCTGTACAAAATCTATGTTATATCTTTTATggttattttatttgttgtTCTTG AATATTGGgtttataaaatttaagACATTTCAATCATTAGTTTTATTTGATAGACCTTCAAAATGTTTAGCTGAAATTGATAATTATAACTTGAACCATGATAATGACAACGATACTAAGTTGAATAGTAAGGAGGAATTGGGAAATATGAATAACTGTAATGTAGAAGATGatgaatttaaaatatctaatgataatataacCAATAATGAGAAAATATTGTGTAAAAATGAGAATATGTCAAATGAAGAAGAGtataataatgaagaaCAGGAGAATGAAAAAGGTACAAgtaatttatttaatacGTCAAATGTTGAGAATACAAAAAGTGTTGATACTTATgaatgtatatataaatatggagaaaataataatatagtaTGTATATCTAATTtagaagaagaagaatCGAAAgagaattatatatataattggTATTTAGGTAAAAAAACATTAGCAAACCTTTTAGGTTTTTCAGAACATTTTAACATAAATGGGGTAAAATATTCAGATTTTGAATTAAAATCCATTCCTATAATTGGTGATGGTAAATCGAAAGGTAGGGTTCAAGAAATGTTTAAAACAGTTATCCCTTCATATGATGGAGAGAATAGAAaggaaataaaattatttataaaaagaatacCTATTGAATGGTGGATAAAACAATTTAATTTAATGGAAAAGTATAATGGAGAATATTTAGAAAAAGCAGAGAATTATGTTATGGAAGCAATTGcattatcttttttaaGTGAATATCATCCGGGAATTGCACctaaattattaaaaatattatatgatggaaaaaatataaatgaacatatattggaagattataaatttaaagatatatatgaatttaatgatttattaattGAAAGATTAAATAACGATATGGATGGATATGTTGTTATGGTTTCTGAATTTTTTGGTGAGgatttatatgattttaataaaagatttaaaaatgatatatctTCTGTAAGACATACTGATAAATTCAAAAAAGATATAGTTTATAAAtgtttaaatatattagtAAGATTACATAAGGCAGGTTTGAGTCATTTAGATTTAACTGCTGaaaatgtattaataaCAGATGATTATGATATACGTATATGTGACTTTGGTAAATGTACACCTAtttattcaaataaattaagacatttagataaaaaaaaaaaagaaaaaatatacttttttGAATCATGCGTACCAACTATAGGAAAACGGGAATATACACCAATAAGGTGTTGGagaattataaaaatgttgagaaaaaaaaaagttatagATCCCTTTGAACATGTGAAATCGATTACTATCCAAAGgtttagaaaaaaatattattttaatgtTTCACAAGCTGATTATTTTATGCTCGGAGTTTTATTCATATGGATTTGGAACTGTGGACATATATGGAAAACAACCTTTCCATCTGAATGTGTAATGTTTTCAAAATTtgttgataataatatgaatttGGATTGCTATTCGTCAACATGCTTATGGCCAaaagatttaaaaaatataattaag GTATTGATGAAAGAGGAATACAGTGAAAAAttgaatataaaagatTTAATGGAACACCCATGGTTTCatgaaaaataa